The Scomber scombrus chromosome 19, fScoSco1.1, whole genome shotgun sequence DNA window TGTGTTTATAACATCAGGGATTCAACGCGCGCTTTTGCCTCCCTTAGGGGTGATTACAGGGTTTTGTCACCCGATGCTCTCTGACTGGAGTCGGGTGTAGCCCATTAGAAGAAGATTTTTGATTGAAGGTTCGCCTAGCCAATGACAGAGTAGAATGGAAGTGCTGTGGGCGGGTCGTCTGCGGAGCTGGAGCTGGTCCAgtgcagagacaaagacaggagatgattgacagctggttTCACTACTGTGTTTTAAGTTTCTATTTCTTCTTGTAGCCTAATATTTGTCAAGGTAAGCAGACAGTCACCAGGTCTCATGCATTATAATCCATTGTACTCTTTTTAATATGTAGACTGCAAATTACGTATAGGGTTTCATAGAGACTTTACTTGTTAATTCAGtatcacaaaacaaaaatgtctcaGTTTAAGTAATGAATGTCTGCTAGGCCCTTTCTGATTTGTTATTTTCTGGCAGAAACAAGTCAATGCCACATGCACAGCTAGTGAGTGCTGTCATGTTGTCTCCAGCAGGCAGCCTCAGAGGTGGATCAACACTGCTGACATCACAGTGGCTCACCAAAGCAACCTGCTGAAGCAGCTCAACCAACAGCGACGCCAAGAGCTGTTCTGTGACTGCAGCGTGCTGGTGGAGGGCCAGCTCTTCAGGGCCCACCGAAACGTCTTGTTCGCCAGCAGCGGCTACTTCCGCATGTTGCTGTCCCAGGGGCCCGAAGGGTTGTCTGACGCTGTCAACGCCACCTTTGACGTCTTCAGTCCCGAGACCTTCACAGTTATCCTTGATTTCATCTACTCCGGCCAGCTGGACCTCTCCAGTCACAATGTGATTGAGGTGATGTCTGCAGCCAGTTACCTACAGATGAATAATGTCATCACCTACTGCAAGAACTTCATTAAATCCTCTTTGGACATCAGCGTGAAAGATGAAGACAGCGACCGTTGCCTCAGTTTGTCTGAGACCTGTAGCTTTACCAGCGGGGCCGGAGAAGAGacttcagagcagcagcagcaaggcCCCTGTTCTGTCAGCCCACCGCCAGCGCTTTGGACCCGCGACAACTCACGATCTCAGTCCAGCTTCATGGGGAAGGACCTAGACCAGGATGTTTCAGGCTCAGACTTGAAGACTAACCCAGTCAGCCCTGCTAATGAGCTCAACACAGAGTCAGAGGACCAGCAGGACCCTCAGGATCCACTGTACACTTTGCCTGGATCAGAGCGTCGGCGAGGTAGAGCATCTAAGAGGAGAACTCCCAACAGCACTCGCTCCAGCCAGCATGAAGACTTGGACATCGAGGAGGCGAGGACAAAAAAAGCTGAGAAGGCAGAGGAGCTGTATGCCACTCTACCACCTATTGTAGGCGTTATTGGACACTTTAATAAAGGTGAGTTGAGCTGTATGAGAGAAAAATGGAGAATCAATAGTTCTTTAATCTTCTAGAGAAATGAGAACGGGAATAACATACTTCATCTCAGGCAGAGAGACATCTACCAGCACTGTAGAAATGGTGAAAAGCCACAGCATTGAtctgttcctcttcctctttgcaGACTCCAACCCCATTATGCGCTTCAAATGTCCCTTCTGTACACACACGGTGAAGAGGAAGGCTGACCTGAAGCGTCACTTGCGCTGTCACACCGGGGAGAGGCCGTACCCCTGTCAGGCCTGCAATAAGCGCTTTACTCGCCTGGAGCACCTTCGCAGTCACTTTGAGACGGTAGGTACAATAACAACCGGGAGGTGATATTTAAACTGATGCCAAATTCGTGTCGGGCTCTACTGTAGGGTCAAACAACAAAggattcattgtttttaatgtttatcagTGTTTATATTCTGTACACCAGTTAATATTACACAAGTTTCTGaacatattcttttttta harbors:
- the zbtb8a gene encoding zinc finger and BTB domain-containing protein 8A isoform X1 produces the protein MDMVSDMGTNRLYRAPGESSHHRQPQRWINTADITVAHQSNLLKQLNQQRRQELFCDCSVLVEGQLFRAHRNVLFASSGYFRMLLSQGPEGLSDAVNATFDVFSPETFTVILDFIYSGQLDLSSHNVIEVMSAASYLQMNNVITYCKNFIKSSLDISVKDEDSDRCLSLSETCSFTSGAGEETSEQQQQGPCSVSPPPALWTRDNSRSQSSFMGKDLDQDVSGSDLKTNPVSPANELNTESEDQQDPQDPLYTLPGSERRRGRASKRRTPNSTRSSQHEDLDIEEARTKKAEKAEELYATLPPIVGVIGHFNKDSNPIMRFKCPFCTHTVKRKADLKRHLRCHTGERPYPCQACNKRFTRLEHLRSHFETIHQARKLVCRKCKCQVTEETGHVVCEGTRRYRMCTACIQEVGCDTIPMDGLDGANDEPALLLGVDGEEEEDTKRTWMVTDDDDLAEDSGADLIIQQVDDSDEELQ
- the zbtb8a gene encoding zinc finger and BTB domain-containing protein 8A isoform X2; the protein is MDMVSDMGTNRLYRAPGESSHQQPQRWINTADITVAHQSNLLKQLNQQRRQELFCDCSVLVEGQLFRAHRNVLFASSGYFRMLLSQGPEGLSDAVNATFDVFSPETFTVILDFIYSGQLDLSSHNVIEVMSAASYLQMNNVITYCKNFIKSSLDISVKDEDSDRCLSLSETCSFTSGAGEETSEQQQQGPCSVSPPPALWTRDNSRSQSSFMGKDLDQDVSGSDLKTNPVSPANELNTESEDQQDPQDPLYTLPGSERRRGRASKRRTPNSTRSSQHEDLDIEEARTKKAEKAEELYATLPPIVGVIGHFNKDSNPIMRFKCPFCTHTVKRKADLKRHLRCHTGERPYPCQACNKRFTRLEHLRSHFETIHQARKLVCRKCKCQVTEETGHVVCEGTRRYRMCTACIQEVGCDTIPMDGLDGANDEPALLLGVDGEEEEDTKRTWMVTDDDDLAEDSGADLIIQQVDDSDEELQ